In Populus trichocarpa isolate Nisqually-1 chromosome 16, P.trichocarpa_v4.1, whole genome shotgun sequence, a genomic segment contains:
- the LOC7468818 gene encoding ribulose bisphosphate carboxylase/oxygenase activase, chloroplastic, protein MAASVSTVGAGNRGLLNLKGAGSGPSWPTSAFFDNSLKTVLGSKITNQRLLTRNLKLAAEYDKEKQPSKDKWKGLAFDTSDDQQDITRGKGMVDSLFQAPMGTGTHYAVMSSYDYTSKGLRQYKLDNNMDGFYIASSFMDKLVVHITKNFLQLPNIKVPLILGIWGGKGQGKSFQCELVFAKMGINPVVMSAGELESGNAGEPAKLIRQRYREAADIIKKRGKMCCLFINDLDAGAGRFGGTTQYTVNNQMVNATLMNIADNPTSVQLPGMYNKEENPRVPIIVTGNDFSTLYAPLIRDGRMEKFYWAPTREDRIGVCTGIFGSDNVPREDIVKLVNTFHGQSIDFFGALRARAYDDEVRKWISGVGVENVGKRLVNSKEGPPILEQPKMTLEKLLEYGNMLVLEQENVKRVRLSDKYLKEAALGDANEDAMKNGSFYG, encoded by the exons ATGGCTGCATCTGTCTCTACCGTTGGTGCTGGTAACAGAGGGCTG TTGAATTTAAAAGGCGCTGGCTCTGGACCCTCATGGCCAACCTCTGCATTCTTTGACAATAGCTTGAAAACGGTACTGGGCTCAAAGATCACCAACCAGAGGCTCTTGACACGGAATTTGAAGCTTGCTGCCGAATATGATAAGGAAAAGCAGCCCTCGAAAGACAAATGGAAGGGGCTTGCATTTGACACATCGGATGACCAACAGGACATTACCAGAGGTAAGGGAATGGTTGACTCTCTCTTCCAAGCTCCCATGGGGACAGGAACTCACTATGCTGTCATGAGCTCCTATGACTATACCAGCAAAGGTCTAAGACA GTACAAACTGGACAACAATATGGATGGTTTCTACATCGCATCTTCATTTATGGACAAACTTGTTGTTCACATCACCAAGAATTTCTTGCAACTCCCAAACATTAAG GTTCCTCTCATCTTGGGTATCTGGGGAGGCAAAGGTCAAGGAAAATCATTTCAGTGTGAGCTTGTCTTTGCCAAGATGGGAATCAA CCCCGTTGTGATGAGTGCTGGAGAATTGGAAAGTGGGAACGCTGGTGAGCCTGCAAAATTGATCAGACAAAGGTATCGCGAGGCAGCGGACATCATCAAGAAGAGAGGAAAGATGTGCTGCCTCTTCATCAATGATCTAGATGCAGGAGCCGGTAGGTTTGGTGGAACTACCCAATACACAGTAAACAATCAGATGGTTAATGCTACCCTCATGAACATTGCTGATAACCCGACCAGTGTCCAGCTCCCAGGTATGTACAACAAGGAGGAGAACCCCCGCGTTCCGATCATTGTCACTGGTAATGACTTCTCCACGTTGTATGCCCCTCTCATCCGTGATGGCCGAATGGAGAAATTCTACTGGGCCCCTACTCGGGAAGACCGAATTGGTGTGTGCACAGGGATCTTTGGCAGTGATAATGTTCCCAGGGAGGACATTGTCAAGCTTGTCAACACTTTCCATGGGCAATCCATTG ACTTCTTCGGTGCACTTAGGGCAAGAGCATACGACGACGAAGTGAGGAAGTGGATTTCTGGTGTGGGTGTAGAAAATGTTGGGAAAAGGCTTGTGAACTCAAAGGAAGGACCTCCAATTTTGGAACAACCGAAGATGACTCTCGAGAAGCTCCTTGAGTATGGCAACATGCTTGTCCTGGAGCAGGAGAACGTGAAGAGAGTCCGGTTGTCTGACAAATACTTGAAAGAGGCAGCTCTTGGAGATGCAAATGAAGATGCCATGAAGAACGGAAGCTTCTATGGTTAG
- the LOC7486521 gene encoding uncharacterized protein LOC7486521 isoform X3, whose translation MPVRVEETSSSSSTSSSSSAPSQLSGENSSGHTSPPVCTLLTVGQAFSGTQNVSSLQKDEAWRVNVRIQGCDLDHGYLCGTMEALNVPMADTPVVTFWEGEIVDGKNYTFFTGKWEASSEDDIRHWTKFPSFQPFLEKVKVDGGKSLDLISYPYIFMRWKEQYFVNVGTDCGLTIAGFYYVCFSCTDGSINGFYYDPNSSPFQKLELKSTNEGRSGFSFSSYELQ comes from the exons ATGCCGGTGAGAGTAGAAgaaacctcctcctcctcctccacctcctcttcctcctccgcACCTTCTCAACTTTCAG GTGAAAATTCATCAGGACACACTTCACCTCCAGTTTGTACTCTTTTGACTGTTGGACAG GCCTTTTCTGGAACCCAGAATGTTTCTAGTCTTCAGAAGGATGAAGCTTGGAGAGTTAATGTTCGCATTCAAGGATGTGACCTTGATCATGGTTACCTATGTGGTACTATGGAAGCCCTTAATGTTCCTATGGCTGACACTCCC GTAGTAACTTTTTGGGAAGGAGAAATCGTTGATGGCAAGAATTACACTTTCTTCACTGGCAAATGGGAAGCTTC GTCAGAAGATGATATAAGGCACTGGACTAAGTTTCCGTCTTTCCAACCATTTCTG GAAAAAGTGAAGGTTGATGGTGGCAAGTCTTTGGACTTGATTAGCTATCCGTACATATTTATG AGATGGAAAGAGCAATACTTTGTCAACGTTGGAACAGACTGTGGGTTGACCATAGCTGGTTTTTACTATGTTTGCTTCTCTTGTACTGATGGTTCCATCAATGGCTTCTACTATGATCCTAACAGCAG CCCGTTTCAGAAGCTTGAACTGAAATCCACTAATGAGGGAAGATCAGGTTTCAGTTTTTCATCTTATGAGTTACAGTGA
- the LOC7486521 gene encoding uncharacterized protein LOC7486521 isoform X2, which translates to MPVRVEETSSSSSTSSSSSAPSQLSGHTSPPVCTLLTVGQAFSGTQNVSSLQKDEAWRVNVRIQGCDLDHGYLCGTMEALNVPMADTPVYGGLVNMQNVLAVMFTLFSYDVCQVVTFWEGEIVDGKNYTFFTGKWEASSEDDIRHWTKFPSFQPFLEKVKVDGGKSLDLISYPYIFMRWKEQYFVNVGTDCGLTIAGFYYVCFSCTDGSINGFYYDPNSSPFQKLELKSTNEGRSGFSFSSYELQ; encoded by the exons ATGCCGGTGAGAGTAGAAgaaacctcctcctcctcctccacctcctcttcctcctccgcACCTTCTCAACTTTCAG GACACACTTCACCTCCAGTTTGTACTCTTTTGACTGTTGGACAG GCCTTTTCTGGAACCCAGAATGTTTCTAGTCTTCAGAAGGATGAAGCTTGGAGAGTTAATGTTCGCATTCAAGGATGTGACCTTGATCATGGTTACCTATGTGGTACTATGGAAGCCCTTAATGTTCCTATGGCTGACACTCCC GTTTATGGTGGTCTGGTGAATATGCAGAATGTACTTGCAGTTATGTTTACTTTGTTTAGCTATGATGTGTGTCAGGTAGTAACTTTTTGGGAAGGAGAAATCGTTGATGGCAAGAATTACACTTTCTTCACTGGCAAATGGGAAGCTTC GTCAGAAGATGATATAAGGCACTGGACTAAGTTTCCGTCTTTCCAACCATTTCTG GAAAAAGTGAAGGTTGATGGTGGCAAGTCTTTGGACTTGATTAGCTATCCGTACATATTTATG AGATGGAAAGAGCAATACTTTGTCAACGTTGGAACAGACTGTGGGTTGACCATAGCTGGTTTTTACTATGTTTGCTTCTCTTGTACTGATGGTTCCATCAATGGCTTCTACTATGATCCTAACAGCAG CCCGTTTCAGAAGCTTGAACTGAAATCCACTAATGAGGGAAGATCAGGTTTCAGTTTTTCATCTTATGAGTTACAGTGA
- the LOC7468817 gene encoding L-type lectin-domain containing receptor kinase S.4, whose translation MGYLVESFSALIFLSIIPVSSQLNEFLYSGFKDAATNITLSGVSEIQKNGILRLTNETSRLLGHAFYPSPFKFKNSSNGTALSFSTCFVFIIVPEYPKLGGHGLAFTIATTKDLKALPSQYLGLLNSSVVNLTNHLFAVEFDTVQDFEFGDINDNHIGIDLGSLKSNASASAAYYTGDSDSSKQDLNLKGGKPIQVWIDYDSVQNVVNVTISPTSKKPKIPILSSHVDLSSLFEEYMYVGLSASTGLLASSHYMLGWSFKLNGQAPALDLSSLPSLPGGHKKQYTGLVIGVSAAVVVFVIVSISTAIYLIRKIKNADIVEDWELEMGPHRYCYQELKKATNNFSDKVLLGKGGFGQVYKGILPDSKIEVAVKRISKESTQGLREFVSEIASIGRLRHRNLVQLLGWYRRRDDFLLVYDYMANGSLDKFLFEEPKMILNWEQRFKIIKDVASGLLYLHEGYEQVVIHRDVKASNVLLDEELNGRLSDFGLARLYEHGANPNTTRVVGTLGYLAPELPRTGKATESSDVYAFGALLLEVVCGRRPIEPKALPEELVLVDLVWEKFREGRALDVIDPKLNGEYNESEVMMVIKLGLMCSHNAPIARPSMRQVVRYLDEEVGIPQNLRDPNGAYEGVKGMSEVFDDFAHSFASSSFDKMSTCSFMENGGGGASFASLSTSPLSLLRGRGETG comes from the coding sequence ATGGGCTATCTTGTTGAATCTTTCTCCGCTCTTATCTTTCTCTCAATAATCCCAGTCTCAAGCCAGCTGAATGAATTCTTGTACTCCGGATTCAAAGATGCTGCCACCAACATAACCTTGAGTGGGGTTTCAGAGATTCAAAAAAATGGTATACTTCGCTTAACCAATGAAACTAGTAGATTACTGGGTCATGCTTTTTATCCTTCTCCATTCAAGTTCAAGAACTCCAGTAATGGCACAGCTTTGTCCTTTTCCACTTGTTTTGTGTTCATTATAGTTCCCGAGTATCCAAAACTTGGAGGCCATGGTCTTGCTTTCACAATCGCAACTACAAAGGATCTAAAGGCTCTTCCAAGTCAGTATCTTGGCTTACTCAATTCAAGTGTGGTTAACTTGACAAATCATCTTTTTGCTGTTGAATTCGACACGGTACAAGATTTTGAGTTTGGTGACATTAATGACAACCATATTGGTATTGATCTCGGCAGCTTGAAGTCTAACGCATCCGCTTCTGCTGCATATTACACTGGTGATTCCGATTCTTCAAAGCAAGATTTAAACCTTAAGGGCGGAAAGCCAATCCAAGTTTGGATCGACTACGATTCAGTTCAAAATGTTGTCAATGTAACTATTTCGCCTACTTCTAAGAAACCCAAAATTCCAATCTTGTCTTCTCACGTAGATCTGTCGTCTCTGTTTGAAGAATATATGTATGTGGGTTTATCTGCTTCAACAGGTTTGCTTGCTAGTTCACACTATATGCTGGGTTGGAGCTTTAAGTTAAATGGGCAAGCTCCAGCTCTGGATCTTTCTTCTTTACCTTCACTTCCAGGTGGTCACAAGAAGCAGTATACAGGTTTAGTAATCGGTGTTTCAGCTGCAGTTGTTGTGTTTGTTATCGTATCAATATCAACTGCTATTTATCTGATCAGAAAAATCAAGAATGCTGACATAGTAGAAGATTGGGAGCTGGAAATGGGGCCACATCGATATTGTTATCAAGAACTCAAGAAGGCAACTAATAATTTCAGTGACAAGGTGCTCCTTGGAAAAGGTGGTTTTGGCCAAGTTTACAAGGGGATATTACCTGATTCAAAGATTGAAGTTGCGGTGAAGCGAATTTCTAAAGAATCAACACAAGGTTTGCGGGAGTTTGTATCAGAAATTGCTAGTATTGGTCGGCTTCGCCATCGAAATTTAGTTCAATTATTAGGTTGGTACCGCAGAAGAGATGATTTCCTTCTTGTTTATGATTATATGGCTAATGGTAGTTTAGACAAGTTCTTGTTTGAAGAGCCAAAAATGATCTTAAATTGGGAGCAGAGGTTTAAGATCATAAAGGATGTCGCTTCTGGGCTTCTCTATTTACATGAAGGCTACGAGCAAGTGGTAATTCACAGAGATGTTAAGGCCAGCAATGTTTTGCTTGATGAAGAGCTAAACGGTAGGCTTAGTGATTTTGGTCTTGCAAGATTATACGAACATGGAGCGAACCCAAATACGACCCGGGTTGTGGGTACATTGGGTTATCTAGCCCCAGAATTGCCAAGAACAGGAAAGGCCACAGAAAGCTCGGATGTGTATGCGTTTGGTGCACTTTTGCTTGAGGTTGTGTGTGGGCGGAGGCCTATTGAACCCAAAGCATTGCCTGAAGAACTGGTGCTGGTGGATTTGGTGTGGGAGAAGTTTAGAGAAGGGAGAGCCCTTGATGTGATAGATCCTAAGCTAAATGGTGAATATAACGAAAGCGAGGTGATGATGGTGATCAAATTGGGTCTAATGTGCTCCCATAATGCTCCAATAGCAAGGCCTAGCATGAGGCAAGTAGTGAGGTATCTGGATGAGGAAGTCGGGATTCCTCAAAATTTGAGGGATCCAAATGGTGCATATGAAGGAGTGAAGGGTATGAGCGAGGTTTTCGATGATTTTGCACACTCCTTTGCTTCGTCCTCATTTGATAAAATGAGCACATGCTCTTTCATGGAAAATGGTGGTGGCGGTGCTAGTTTTGCCTCACTTTCTACTTCCCCGCTATCACTTCTCCGTGGCAGGGGGGAAACTGGGTAG
- the LOC7486521 gene encoding uncharacterized protein LOC7486521 isoform X4, producing the protein MPVRVEETSSSSSTSSSSSAPSQLSGHTSPPVCTLLTVGQAFSGTQNVSSLQKDEAWRVNVRIQGCDLDHGYLCGTMEALNVPMADTPVVTFWEGEIVDGKNYTFFTGKWEASSEDDIRHWTKFPSFQPFLEKVKVDGGKSLDLISYPYIFMRWKEQYFVNVGTDCGLTIAGFYYVCFSCTDGSINGFYYDPNSSPFQKLELKSTNEGRSGFSFSSYELQ; encoded by the exons ATGCCGGTGAGAGTAGAAgaaacctcctcctcctcctccacctcctcttcctcctccgcACCTTCTCAACTTTCAG GACACACTTCACCTCCAGTTTGTACTCTTTTGACTGTTGGACAG GCCTTTTCTGGAACCCAGAATGTTTCTAGTCTTCAGAAGGATGAAGCTTGGAGAGTTAATGTTCGCATTCAAGGATGTGACCTTGATCATGGTTACCTATGTGGTACTATGGAAGCCCTTAATGTTCCTATGGCTGACACTCCC GTAGTAACTTTTTGGGAAGGAGAAATCGTTGATGGCAAGAATTACACTTTCTTCACTGGCAAATGGGAAGCTTC GTCAGAAGATGATATAAGGCACTGGACTAAGTTTCCGTCTTTCCAACCATTTCTG GAAAAAGTGAAGGTTGATGGTGGCAAGTCTTTGGACTTGATTAGCTATCCGTACATATTTATG AGATGGAAAGAGCAATACTTTGTCAACGTTGGAACAGACTGTGGGTTGACCATAGCTGGTTTTTACTATGTTTGCTTCTCTTGTACTGATGGTTCCATCAATGGCTTCTACTATGATCCTAACAGCAG CCCGTTTCAGAAGCTTGAACTGAAATCCACTAATGAGGGAAGATCAGGTTTCAGTTTTTCATCTTATGAGTTACAGTGA
- the LOC7486521 gene encoding uncharacterized protein LOC7486521 isoform X1 gives MPVRVEETSSSSSTSSSSSAPSQLSGENSSGHTSPPVCTLLTVGQAFSGTQNVSSLQKDEAWRVNVRIQGCDLDHGYLCGTMEALNVPMADTPVYGGLVNMQNVLAVMFTLFSYDVCQVVTFWEGEIVDGKNYTFFTGKWEASSEDDIRHWTKFPSFQPFLEKVKVDGGKSLDLISYPYIFMRWKEQYFVNVGTDCGLTIAGFYYVCFSCTDGSINGFYYDPNSSPFQKLELKSTNEGRSGFSFSSYELQ, from the exons ATGCCGGTGAGAGTAGAAgaaacctcctcctcctcctccacctcctcttcctcctccgcACCTTCTCAACTTTCAG GTGAAAATTCATCAGGACACACTTCACCTCCAGTTTGTACTCTTTTGACTGTTGGACAG GCCTTTTCTGGAACCCAGAATGTTTCTAGTCTTCAGAAGGATGAAGCTTGGAGAGTTAATGTTCGCATTCAAGGATGTGACCTTGATCATGGTTACCTATGTGGTACTATGGAAGCCCTTAATGTTCCTATGGCTGACACTCCC GTTTATGGTGGTCTGGTGAATATGCAGAATGTACTTGCAGTTATGTTTACTTTGTTTAGCTATGATGTGTGTCAGGTAGTAACTTTTTGGGAAGGAGAAATCGTTGATGGCAAGAATTACACTTTCTTCACTGGCAAATGGGAAGCTTC GTCAGAAGATGATATAAGGCACTGGACTAAGTTTCCGTCTTTCCAACCATTTCTG GAAAAAGTGAAGGTTGATGGTGGCAAGTCTTTGGACTTGATTAGCTATCCGTACATATTTATG AGATGGAAAGAGCAATACTTTGTCAACGTTGGAACAGACTGTGGGTTGACCATAGCTGGTTTTTACTATGTTTGCTTCTCTTGTACTGATGGTTCCATCAATGGCTTCTACTATGATCCTAACAGCAG CCCGTTTCAGAAGCTTGAACTGAAATCCACTAATGAGGGAAGATCAGGTTTCAGTTTTTCATCTTATGAGTTACAGTGA